The genome window ccaccatatttttcctctttttgttttttgcagcCTTTGGGATCATGCTACAATGACAGAAGTGAAATCTCTAAATTTTAATATGTCTGTTAGCAGTATGGAATATATTCCTGAGGGAGAGATCCTGGTAATAACTTACGGACGATCTATTGCTTTTCATAGTGCAGTAAGGTATGTCTAAGAAataccttcattttcttttttgacaacAAAGGATAACTTAAAGTACTTACAAATTAGAAGACGTCTATGAAAAGGTGCATAACTCTTTAAAAGGCAAATTTTGACCTATACTATATAACAGTGATTTTTagctttttcatctcatggcacaaataaattactaaaattctatggcacactaaaataatatatattttttgccaatctgataaaaaagaaataggtgtaattttaattcattcatatcAGATGgcctattgttgtgttgactgtttttttattttataagctaagggaaaagaggtcagtgccccttactaaatagtcaggtattgcatgttcaacttttttttttttttttaggtgagaggaggggaaatagtgaggcagacccttgcatgtgccctgaatgggatctacctggcaaccccatcatgggccgatgcttgagtaccgagctattttttagtgcctgaactgatgctctccagcaaagctatcctcagcacctggggccatgctcgaaccaatcaagccactggctatgagagggaaagggggagagaaggttgggagtggggagaggagaagcagatgattgcctctccggtgtgccctcactgggaattgaacctgggacatcttcCATGCACTGgagcaatgctctatccactgagcaatcagCCAGGACTAAAAtttaacaacttttaaaaaagttttaattgaatttaccgtattttcccatgtataggATGCGCCTTAATAttggggtctgaaatttgaaaaaaaatgtattacatacagttattgaactcaagttttattcatcataaaattcatacaattcctcaagtgggaaatgcaagtaaaaaaaaaaatctgcaaccactgtatgaagtgcacccaatttttagacctcaaatattttgaaaactggtGTGTCTTACACTGGGGAAATACTGTAGTtaggtggcattggttaatagaattatacaggATTCGGGTACAATATTCTACAGTGCATCTTCTGTATAtaacattgtgtgttcaccccccaagtcaagtctccctccatcgcCGTCTATTCCTCTACGTTCTGCCATCTCAccccaccttcctttctctcctgcagtccccacactattgtctgtatcaatacagtttttttcctttctctaatcccttcactttttctccTGGCCCCCTAACCTCtattccctctgatagctgtcagtctgttctctgtatctgagtttctttctattttgtttggtggtatattttgttttttggattccacatatgagtgcagtcatatggtacttgtctttctctgactgtcttattttacttagcataaacaACCTTAATTTTTGTGGCtataaatatagtaaatgttcttgttgaaaatttagaaaatataatttaaaaatgtactcaCAATGCTATAATTATAGATTCCAGAGTGTTAATCATAGCTATATTTtctaccagtcttttttttttctttgttctttatgtATGTGCATTTCAGGGGTTTCCCACCGTTGGTGATGGGAACcctaatgaatataatttttattttgaaatattcttagccattaaaaattctttgaaagcATTTTTACTCAGTATGTTGCAATATAGGTTTTACTAAATTATGTGTCAGTTTCCCTACTTTAGCACTGCAGTGAATATTATGGCGCATCTCTGAAGGTTTCCTTACAATAGAACTGTATAAGTACAGTTCCAAGGGTAGCAACATGCTTAACATTCTTAGTATACATGTTACTTAATTGATTTCCATAGAATACTACATTCTGCTTTGGTCAGCAGCCCTAAACTTTTGTCTAAAACGGCTACTTGCAGTGAATaacagaaggagagaaaaggtagTTAAACTGGACGAAAGCAATTAGAATGTAAAGGAGTTGATATACTCACACAGTGAATTGATAGAATACTGTTTCACAGAGTCATTAAATTGCACAGCTGTGTTAATTGGTCACTCCTGGATCTGTACAATGTGTGGTCCTACTGTAGACTATCTCCTCAAGCTGCATTTTGGCGGCAGAGGTTTGCTGGCCTATTGAATATTCTCACATTTGAGCTGGAAAGTTCTATTCAGTGGTCTCTTAGAAGTCAGGACTAACTCTGGTTTTCACACTTTGTAGTGTGTGGCGATGGGAATAGGATGGCGGCATTTAGGAGCTGCTATGTGCTGTTTTGTGTTGGAGGCGTTTCAGGATTTTTAAGGTTGGACTGGAAAAGAGCTAGTGTCCAAACTCATTGATATTCAGGTGAAGCTGATGttatgcattgatttttttttttttttttacagagacagagagtcagagagagggatagacagggacagacacaggaacgaagagagatgagaagcatcaatcatcagttttttgtgactctttagttcattgattgctttctcatatgtgccttgaccgtgggccttcagcagaccgagtaaacccttgctcgagccagtgaccttgggtccaagctggtgagctttgctcaaaccagatgagcccgcactcaagctggtgacctcggggtctcgaacctgggtcctcctcatcccagtctgacactctatccactgtgccaccgcctggtcaggctgcattgatTTTGTAATCTTAAATTTAGTTACTCTTTTAGTGACTGATAGTAAAAACTGAGTCAGTTTtagcagttttttattttatgggatTGAAGGTTTATCACTTGCAGAAGTTTTATAAATTCTCAGCAATTGTGAATAATGTGTAAATAATTCTGTAATATGATTATCTATTATAAAACCTTTTTCTGTTTACAAGATAACATGTGTTTACCATGGAAAAATCAAACAATacagaattaaattattttcaaagcaaaGCATCCCCACTATATTAGCCGTCTGCCTTAATTAGCCAGCACACACATTTCCAGGAAGACATCCACTGCACAGAATGACTATCCCTCTATCGAAATGAGTTTGTATTCTGGGATGAACTCAAATTGGGCATAGTATcagtttgaacttttttttttagaaaattaaatttaatggggtgacattgatcactaATGAactttatttgctaatatttagagggggtttttttgtttgtttttaacatcaCTGTATTTGACTAAGTGAACGTTGACTTGTTCCTTGAGTTTCATAATTTAGAACCAGTTAAATGTAACTATTTTCTTGTATTACTTATGGAATATTGAAAATTTGTAagtgtttattattaaaatatttttgtagtttgGATCCAATTAAGTCCTTTGAAGCTCCTGCAACCATCAACTCTGCATCTCTTCATCCTGAGAAAGAATTTCTTGTTGCAGGTGGTGAAGATTTTAAACTTTATAAGTATGATTATAACAGTGGAGAAGAATTAGGTgagttgtcctttttttcttcccttaaaaAAGGATGTAGTTACCTTTCCCAACTGTTAGGTTCAGTAATTAAGACCTCAGCAAATTTTTCAGCTAACTAAAGCTTGTAGCTTCCAAGTGAAAAAGTAAaggatttttatccattttgggtaGAAATGTTTATAGAACTATAATCAAAGTATGCTGAACTCAACTTACCTTTTCCTTTTAACTTGAGTTTATTGTATTCTGACATTCTGTACAGTAGTGCACTATATTTATTGGGGGAGATTAATCTTATGTCACAGTTATATTAAACAGAAGCTAGGAGACTTGTTCTCTCTGAAGTATAGTGCCGGTAAGGAGTGTGTCTACCTAGCTCCCCTTCTCTTTGCCAGCATAGGAATCCTTAAGGCTCTGTGGTGAATGGTGCGGGGGAGAACAGCTTAGAGCTATTGTGGGGATACCCTAAGGATCTGAATCAGAGGGgggattggtttttattttattttattatgttttttagttttgataaTAGTCCttaataaaggaaaaggaaaggcatGTAGGATTAATTTGAAGTTAATGCTCATCTTAACTTTTTGTTTATCTGATGGACTTGGTATTTCATAGTATGATTCTCACTATGTATGTTAGCCTTCCCAAATAGTTTTTGCTTTTTGAACTAGTGTATTTTGTTCTTATACTTTGTGTCTGTAAGCTGCCACTTTATTTTTAGCTATCCTGATTTATATGCTGGTGGACTTGGGTTGGATAAGTGGAACCTTGGTGAATGAACTATACAGAATCTATTTTAATTGTTTACTGTTCACCCTTTATTGCTTGAATATAAGTTGCTTTTAAGGAagagttccttttttaaaatttttacttagtgTCAGTTTTCAAAGTTTTCCGAGACGGGGGAAGATGGTGCTTGAGAGTCCCTGAGTTGAATAGTTATGGAGACAGTTGCAACATTGGTCCAGTAAAAAGCTTTGAAAACTGATAAAGTTATGAGGCATTAGAAAGTAAACAAGAAAAGTTCATGAAAAAGGATATGACTTAAACAGACCACCATGACCACTACTTATGTGTacattttctcattaaatttcataaattatataaggaTCAATATTGATCCTGTCTCAATGATAGTGATGGAATGACTAGTGGACCCTAGATACAGTCTGGTAAGAATTTGAGTCAAAGTGTAAAAGAGCTCCATCTAGTGGCCTTCTTTGGTCATAATTAAGAATTGGTTCCTTGTTAAATTGGCTGTGAGTTTACATCAGTGATAagacaacctttttatacctaccacccacttttgtatctctgtcagtagtaaaattttctaacctcccactggttccacagtaatggtgatttataaagtagggaagtaactttactttataaaatttataaagcagagttacagcaagttaaagcatataatagtaattacttaccaagtactttatatcagattttgctaagtttggcagaataaatctttataaaacaacttactatagttaaatctatctttttatttatactttggttgctctgctactgcccaccatgaaagctggaatgcccactagtgagcggtagggaccagattgactaccactggtttagagtatAGACTTTGGGATTGAACTGACAGATTTTACATATACTCTCTGTAGAAGTTAGGGGGAGGTTTAAATTTATTcccttttttcatctttattgtgatatgaagctttatttattttttcttactttagagagagagagaatctgaaACCAGAATGTGTACTAGAATTGGAAAGGGATAATTTAGGAATAAATGGTAGGCATGATGCCACGTGGTgatgaaaagtattttatttttaattagatataGTTTTTTGTATTTGTCCTTATGACTTTTGCACCATCCTAGTAATAGAGATACTACTTTCTTTAATGTATCAATACCTAGCctaataattattaaattctCTAATAGCCCTTCTCCTCTTTCAGAATCCTACAAAGGACATTTTGGTCCTATTCACTGCGTGAGGTTTAGTCCTGATGGAGAACTCTATGCCAGTGGTTCTGAAGATGGAACTTTGAGACTATGGCAAACTGTGGTAGGGAAAACATACGGCCTTTGGAAATGTGTACTTCCTGGTAAGAATTTTTATTCAAAGTTATCAAATTAAACTAATTTTATATCACTTTTCATCAATTTTATTTCAGTCTCCtttagattttaaattatataatatggtTTACAGAAAGCAAAGCCTATCATTATAAATTGGCTGTGTTCTTttgttagtttaaatttttttgtggtaTAATCTATTCTATTTCTGAGCTTTTACACTGAGAGATTTGGTGAATGGAATGGACCTAATTCAAAATTTGTTAAGagagctggcctgacctgtggtggcgcagtggataaagcatcgacctggaatgctgaggttgccggtttgaaaccctgcacttgtctggtcaaggcacatatgggagttgatgctttctgctcctcccccctttctctctctctctctctctctctctctctctaaaatgaataaataaataaaaaaattttaaaaaatttgtttagagagcaatataaataatttataagtaaCTATATTTAACCTTTGAGTAGATAACTTTCTGATTCTTACTAATATGGTAgactagttttttctttttttttttttttttacacaggaacagagagagattcagagagactgatagatagggacagacagacaggaacggagagagatgagaagcatcaatcatcagttttttttgtttttttttttttttatttatttatttttattttttacagagacagagagtgagtcagagagggatagacagggacagacaggaatggagagagatgagaagcatcaatcatcagtccttcattgcgcgttgcaacaccttagttgttcattgattgctctctcacatgtgccttgaccgcgggccctcagcagaccaagcaaccccttgctggagccagcgaccttgggttcaagctggtgggctttcccctcaaaccagatgaacctgcactcatgctggtgaccacagggtctcgaacccaggtcctccgcatcccagtccgacgctccatccactgcgccaccacctgatcaggcaatcatcagttttttgttgcgacatcttagttgttcattgattgctttctcatatgccctgactgcgggccttcagcagaccaagtaaccccttgctcgaaccagtgatctcgagtccaagctagtgagctttttttttgctcaagccagatgagcctgcactcaagctggctcaaggtctcgaacctgggtccttccacatcccagtccgacgctctatccattgcgccactgcctggtcagacagataGACTAGTTTTTAATAAAAGTACTTAGTTATTGGTCCCAACATAGTTGTATGAGCCTAAAAGTAATTTTTGAGGGAAGATAATACTATTATAATTACTAAAAAAGGAGtggcttcttttatattttatatatgattgCTTGGAATAGTCTTGGCTTACTTTTCTTGCTTAtcaagttctttctttttattattagtaATATTGTAATTAACGTCATCATTAATGCTTTTCTTTTCATAGAAGAAGATAGTGGTGAGCTGGCAAAGCCAAAGATCAGTTTTCCAGAGACAACAGAAGAGGAACTAGGTAAATACTAATGAATTAACTTTTGTAGAATCTTAGGGAACTTAGAATTGAAGTGTTATGTGAGGTTTACTCATTGACaagggaaatttattaaatatgaacATACTTAAAATATGgacaatttaaatatgtattgatatatgcatgtttataaaaatatttaaatacctaCTGCATACTAGTAAGCACAGGGATATATTATGGACATGACTAATGATGgtaactcttatttttattttattttttctagaaagagacagacaagaagggagagagatgagaagcaacaagtcatagttgtatcattttagttgttcattgattgcttctcctacgtgccttgatggtggggggatTATATCAGtgatcctatactcaagccagtgacctcagggttttgaacttgggtcgtCATCGTCCCTAttcacactgtgccaccaccagtcgggCTTTGGTTACGCTTACTGAACTTAGAGTCTAATTTAGGAGGCAGGTGCTAACATAAATAAATTGATAAGATTATAATTGTTATTTAACATTGATGAAGTGCCTATTATATACTATAAGTGCTCTTTCTGAAAGCTAGAATTACAAattgtatatgccctgattgtATATTATTTGAAgttcaaataaataaaggagGAGTCATCTTTCAAAGATATGATGGAGTGCTTGGAGATTTAGCTGAGGAGGGGCAACCTTGGGAGGCTAAGTTACAGTGTAAGAGTTCATGGGTAAAACACGTGAACTTTCTTCATTTTCCATGTTATTAGTCTAGTCTTTAATGGCATGTGCATGTACTCTTGAGCTTCCCTACACCAGaacacttaaaacaaacaaaaaacccactttatttctttattacacAGAAATGTAGATTTGGTTCTTTTATAAAGGTGACTGATgtggtttacttatttatttttttgtagaagAAATTGCTTCAGAGAACTCAGATTCTATCTACAGTTCAACTCCTGAAGTGAAGGCCTGAGTATCATACATAAGCCACAAAGAGTATACAACTTATGGACTGAAAAAGCAAGCAGAGAAAAGTATCAGCCTTCCAGAATTGGTCTCTGTGTAAGACAAACATGGAGCAGTAACTGTTGAGGAATAAGAATTAGCTCCTGTACTGGAACTAACCAACCTGGTCAACCGTAAGTGAGAATGAGAGAGTCAGATGAAGGCAGGTGCAGTTGTGTTCTTGCAGGTACGGTGGCATGTTGTCTGTAACGAATTATGTGCAAGCCAACATCTGTTTTCTCCTACTACAATTAGATTTTCTGTAGCTGTTTGTtattatgaagaagaaaaatatattggcctatttttcttacttttccctTAAAGcagaaagcttctttttttttttgctttcattgtAAAGAGGGTATATGTGACAAAGTAACTAGTTTGTTTTCTCCTTCATTGTACGCTGCTTCTGAACATCTAATTGTTTTTAGTTGTCTAAATAAAttgtctctaaaacaaaacaatgtttgTTTCTTGGGAAAAATTGAATTGAGTTTTATAAATGGGCATCACTTATACCATAACTGTATGAAAACAGTCTGATTAAAGAACCTATAATAAGCATTATTTCCTAATTTTGAAATTGAATTAGGATAGAAATGCTTGACCTGCCTTCAAAAACCTTGAGAATAATGACTTATTTAAATGACACATTgtaattattaggaaaaaaattcagaattagCTGAAAGATAGGAAAATAACTCATATCTCACCACCCCAAAAATGTATTAAAACTCGGTGAACATTAATACACATTAGTGCATCCTGTGTGCATATAGACATAGAAAAAATTTGATCAAAATGAGGTCATGTAGACACGCCCTGTTTATTTACTTTATCCTTGAAGTTCGGATCGGCATTCAAAAAGCATTGTTACCAACTGTCCAATGAAGTAAATCAACTGAGTTTAgacttgcatttctcttttaaaatatgaagggGGTATTAAATCTAGTGCttggaaatacttttatttttaagtgagaggcaggtaggcagagacactcccgcatgtgctccgacccagcaagcccctaccaggtgacaCTCTGCCCGGAAATATATCTTTAGTAGGTACCTTATGTTTTACACCTGGATATTTTTGAACACAAACTGATTCTTAATGGTTACCATATATATTACCTGTTCTCTTACACTAGGGGGCTTTCTGAGGAAGAATTACCGGAACAAGAATATTCTCAGGAGGTTTGGTTTTCTTGCCTACAGAAATTCACAATTTTCAGTGTGACATATAGTGTCCCTGAactatatggccctggctggatagtagGGTTAGTTAgggcataatcttttttttaatcttatttttattaattttaatgcagtgacattgataaatcagggtacatatgttccgagaaaacatctccagattattttgacacttgattatgttacatacccctcacccaaagtcaaattgtc of Saccopteryx bilineata isolate mSacBil1 chromosome 1, mSacBil1_pri_phased_curated, whole genome shotgun sequence contains these proteins:
- the STRAP gene encoding serine-threonine kinase receptor-associated protein, with the translated sequence MAMRQTPLTCSGHTRPVVDLAFSGITPYGYFLISACKDGKPMLRQGDTGDWIGTFLGHKGAVWGATLNKDATKAATAAADFTAKVWDAVSGDELMTLAHKHIVKSVDFTQDSNYLLTAGQDKLLRIYDLNKPEAEPKEISGHTSGIKKALWCSEDKQILSADDKTVHLWDHATMTEVKSLNFNMSVSSMEYIPEGEILVITYGRSIAFHSAVSLDPIKSFEAPATINSASLHPEKEFLVAGGEDFKLYKYDYNSGEELESYKGHFGPIHCVRFSPDGELYASGSEDGTLRLWQTVVGKTYGLWKCVLPEEDSGELAKPKISFPETTEEELEEIASENSDSIYSSTPEVKA